AACAAACTCTGTAATCATCGCTCGTTCACGACACGAATATTCGCGCCTGTGTACCAACGAAGCCAACAATTAGGCCGGTGTTGTAATTGCGTTGTTCGCTGCAAACATCGTTGAACTGAGCAGTTAATGCGATCGTGACTTAAAATGATGCGTCGAACAATTTGTTGAAATATTTCGTGCTGGCGCCACGTACCGCATTTTGAGCGCTGCTGCCTGTGCCCGTTTAAGCAGCGACTAGTTTCAACTCAATAGCTTCGTCTCACGACTAATAACAGACTTTATTGTCCAATAAAGTCTCTTTTTGCTTATTGGCCGACGCACGTACCTCGCGCCGGTCCCGATATCCGGTCGTCTGTTGGTCTTACGTATCGCTTCACAAAAACGGCAGGCGCCCGGAACAACGCGGCGAAGGGTTCCGCGTTTCCCCTCGTGACTGGAGGAGACCGTATGACGAGGTGCTTGACCTACGGCGTGCTCGCCACCGTGTCGGTCGCGCTCTGCTGGACCGCGCTCGTGCCGCTGCCGGCACCGGCCGGCGACAAGGCCCCCGAACTCCCTCAGACGAACCTACTCGGGCTGGCCTACCAGCCGCTACCCAAATGGGTACCGTTCGAGTCCAAGGACACCGTTCAGAAGTGGATCGACGAAAACGACACCAAAGCCATGACTGTACACGCCTGGCAACTGTGGGGCGGGTTGACCGAGATGGTCACGGAGAAAGTCGGTGGGGAGGAGCACCGGGTGCCACTGTTCGAGACGTGGTTCGATCCGGATCAGGTATTCGGCCCACCACCACCGCCGGCGCAAAAACCCGAGCCCCGACAATTTAAGCGCCCCCGACAACTGTTCCGCACTCAACCCGGCCACCTCCGGTTACTCGCGGCCGAGGCCCCCACCCCTCCGCCCGCACCGGAGCCCGTCGACCCGATCAGCTTCCGCGCCGTTACCGTCAAGTACAACCGGGAGATGCGGGACCACGCGCAAGCGAACAAATACTACGACGGCGCGACCCTCCAGAAGATCAACGACGGTTGGGGGAAGACACCGATCGCCGACCGCAACCTGAAGCCCTATCCGGACCGAGCCGTCATGCTGAAACCGGTCTTCCAGTTCATCAGCGGGACCGAGGCCACGCTCCTGCCGTACTGGGCCGGGCCGGACAAGCGCATCGACCAAACCAAGCCCCCGGGACCGAACAACTGGAGCGAGAAAATGCTCATCATCCCGCCCGGGCAGCCGAAGGTCGCCATCCGGGGCATGCCGACCATCTCCCTGGACCGGTTCTATCACATGAAGCTCACGGCCGCCGAGGTCGATTACCTGAACAAGAACTTCGGCCCATTCACCCCGCCGATCAGCGCGGGCGACTACGCGATCCTGACCGGGATGCACGTTTCCACGCGCGAGATCGACAACTGGACGTGGCAAACGTTCTGGTGGTCGCTCAACAAGCCCGTGATCCCGGACGCCGTAAAATCGCGCATCCAACCGCCGTTCGACAACTACGAAACGCAGGTCGGGTACTCGTTCATGACCGGCCCGGCCGCGGGAGCCGCCAAGACCGATGGGAACCCGAACTCGCTTCCGCTGGTGTGCTACAACCCGTATTTGGAGGCAGGGTTCGGGAACAACGTTTTCGACCCGCCGTTCAAGAACCAGTTGGGAATTGAGTCCAACTGCATGAGTTGTCACCGGGCCGCGGCGTGGCCCGGCTCCACCGCGCTCTACGTCTCCAACGGCTTGGTCAAACCGGGCGACCCGGTCTTCTTCACCGGGAACACGAAGGCCGACTTCGTTTGGGGGCAAACGAACGTGAATCCGCCGAAGAAATGACCGACCCAGCCAGTACGTGATTCGCCCCGAAAAACACCTTCACCAAAAAACGCGGGCGACCCAAGTGGTCGCCCGCGTCGCTCAAATACCAAGCATCCACCCGCCGTTACGCAACAGGAATCGTGGAGAGCAACTCGTCGGTTCCGGCCAGTTGCGCCAGCACCGTGCATCCGGCACAGGTGCATTTGTGCTTCATCGGGTCGGCCGACGCGGTGTAGATCGCTTCGCCGGCTTTGGGAGCTTCCACGGGCACGGGAGCCGCCTCTTGATTCGCGGCGGTCGTGTTCGCCGAAGAAGTCGCGTGCAACCCGGCGTAGAGGCCGTCGTAAGTGATCGGCGTGCCGAACGGTGCGGTGAACGGCGCGTTGGCCCCGTTAGCCTGCATCTGCTCGAAGGTGAACACCCGGGCGTAAGAGCTGTTCCGGTTCGCGCTGGCCGCGACGAGTTCCGCGCGCCCGTCGCCGTCCGTGTCACGCAGCGCGAGTCGGGCGCCGCTCGGATCGGTCGGTGCGAAGGCGTAGAAGCTGCCAACCAGCGGCACCCCGCTCGCCTGAGCACCGGCATTGGCGGTCAGTGTCGCACCGGACCACACCTTGATGTGCGCCGGCCCGCGGTCCGGAGCGATCGCCAGTTCCGCGAACCCGTCCCCGTCCATGTCACCCACGGCCGCGTTCAAGCCGGACCACAGGCCACCGAACGCGATGAAGTCGGGCAGCAACCGCGTCGCGGTACCGTTCCGCAGATCGGCCCCGCTGTATACCGCGACCCGCCCCTCGGCCTGACCACCGGTGGTGACCACGACGTCCGCGAACCCGTCTCGGTTGATGTCTCCCGCCGCCACGCGAGCGCCGCCCCGGAACGCCGGGTTGTCGAACGCGAAGAAGCTCGATTGAACCTGAAGCCCGCCGCCCTGAACGCGGAACGTCTGAATGTGCGGACCGGCACCCGCATCGGCTGAAACGACCAGTTCGGACTTACCGTCGTGGTCGATGTCGGCCGCCGCCAGGAACAGCCCCCCGGTGAACCCCTGGAAGATAACCGTCTGGCCCACCATGATGCTGCCGTCGCGCCCGTCCATCAGTTGGACGACCGCTTGCGGACCCGCCCCGGTGGTGAAGGCGTAATCGGTCACGCCGTCCCCGTTGAAGTCGCCGCCCGCGACCCGCAGGGCACCGCGGTATCCGGCGAATGGCGTCAGGCGCCGACCGGTGTCGGTCAGGACGCCGTTGGACACCACGAACAGTGACACCGTGCCGTCCGTGTTCCCAGTGAACGCGACCGCATTCTGACTCCCGACCGGCACCGCGGTGAAGGTCGGCGTGGCGGGCGCGGCCGCCGGCGCGCCCCACCCCAGATCCCGCAAGCCCGCTGCGTCCAGAGCGGACCAGGTCACGCGGCTCCCGTAGTTCAACGTCGGGTCGAGGCTGAGTGCCTGCCCGCCGAGCGTGATCCCGTCGGCCCAGTGCCCACCGCTCGGGGCCAGCGGCACCGGCGCTCCGTAGAGGGCAACGGCGTTGGCACCGTAGAAGTAACCGTTGCGCGACAGGTTGGTCCACTGGGTCGCGGTGCCGATCCCGAGCACGTGTCCGAGTTCGTGGGTCGCAACCGAGTAGAAATCCAGTTCGTTCCGGTCCAGCCCGTCCGTCGTTTGGCCGAAGTGCCAGTTCTGCGTGCTATCGAACGTGATGCTCCCGCCCCACGGGGCGAACCCGGAGTGCCCGCGCGTTTGAATCGTGTTGATCCAGGCCTGGCTGCCGGAAATGCTGTACCCGCCGAACCCGCCGAACCCCGCTTCACCGCCCGTCAAAGAGCGCGCGCCCAAAAAAATCTGAAGCGTGTTCGCACCGACCGCGAGGTTCGTCACGCTCGTCTGACCGCCGGTCGCGGGGTCGAAGAACGAGGCGCTCCACGTATTTCCCCCGCCGGGAGTAATGGCCGCGAGGTTGGCCGAAATGCTGTTCCCCAACTCGCTCGCGACCCGGTTCATAATCGCGCGGGCTTCTGGGTTGTTGAAGAACCCACCGAGGTCGCGTGAGTAGTCGAACTGGATCAGAACCGCGGGCACTTCACGAGATTCGAGCCGCTCGAGCCCGAACGTGGTGCGCGGGGCTTTCGGCGAAAGGCGGCGCTTCGGGGTTCGCGTCAGCCACTGAAACATAATGAATCGCCTCAAAGTCCGTGCGGCGGCGCAGAGCATTGGCGCGGAGCGCCCGCTCGACCGGCGGCAGCGAGTGTCTGTTTGGGTTTGCGCAGTAGCGCCAACGATCGCGCCCGACGGCACACGGCCGTTGGCGTGAACACTGGGACCGCCGGTGCGAGCCGGGCGGACCGAATTAATCCGAGAATGGGCCGAGGATTAGCGACAAAGTTCCGGGGAGAACTCCGCGCATCGGGGGTCGGCTGGTGCTTCGCGGCACCCACATGCCGGTGATCGGGGAGGGCCGATCGGAACGCGGCGTGCGTTTCAGATACGAGTCTTTAGGACACCGGGGCAGATCGAGTCAACCAACGGATTTGCCCAGATTTCGTGTATTTTTTTCGTTACGCTGGGCGCATCAAAACATTGGCCCTAAACGGACACAGTTTTCAGGTGAGGCCACGGACCGTGTAAAGCCGCGGAAACAGGGCACGACACATTAATGCCACAGCACAACCACTCTATTTTCTTCTCTGGCGGATCTGTTCGAGCGAAAATAAGCATCATCCAACTCGCCCGATATATCATTACGAATAAGCGAAAATGAAAACTCTCGTCAATTACATATACGCTCTCAATTTCTGTGACAACCAAAGCGCATCAGGGCCGACAATAAGCCCCAAGAAATGACCTGACCGGAAACCGGACACTAACGGGAACATGCACGCCATCACGCACTCTCGATTGAGTGCTCGGTGAAATGATCTCGCGGTAGGAATTCACTCATCGAACAAGTACACGTCCACTGTTTCGCCCGACGCGATCTGCTCGCGCTCGGCCGCCACGAGCACGAACCCGTCGGCAACGACCGTGCTACTGAGATTCGACGCCCCGCTCGAAGCGACCGGTGCCACTCCTTGACCCTCGCGCTTCACTCGAACGTAATCGACGCGCCCCGCCACCGATGCGACCGGCTGCGTCAGCGACAGCCCGATCTTCTTATAAGGAAGCTCCCACCCCAAACCGCCGAGCCGCCGGATGGCACGTCCCGCGAAGAGGTCGTAAGCACACAAGCACGAAACGGGGTTGCCGGGAAGCAGGAATACAGTTCGGCTAAACAACCCCTCCCCAACCCCTCCCCCCTCTCCGCACTCCGGGCCTGTCAGCAGAGCTTCTCGCGGGCCAGAGTGCGGAGAGGGGCGTTCGGAAGAACCTACCCCCCTATCCCCCCTCCCTGAAGGGAAGGGGGAACAGGCGCGCGAAACCACTGAGATTGAGCTCGCGTCTAGCGACGGTTCTTTCTCCCCCTTCCCTTCAGGGAGGGAGGACGGGGGGGTAGGTTGTGGCTGTAACCCCTCCCCAACCCCTCCCCTAAACGGAGAGGGGCTTAATACGGGCACTGACAGATTTGTGTTTTCTGCATTGGGTTCGGTTCTCCCTTCCTTTTTAGGGAAGGGGGTTAGGGGGTTAGGTTCCCTAACGAACCCCACTCCCAGCGGAGCCGCCGGGCGCAGTGACACGCCGTGTACTGCGAGTTCACCCAGTTCCGCCACCGCACGCGGCGCGTGATCCTCGACCCCGACGGACGTGCCGCCAGAACAGAGCACCACATCAGCAGCGGCAACGGCCGCGCGGATCGCATCGCAGACGGCCGGGTAGTCGTCGCGAACGTACTGCACGGGAAGCACGTCCGCGCCGTCGCGGGCCGCGAGCGCAGTCAACATTGGCGAATTGCTATCAACGATCTTGAACCCTTCGGGCACAGAACCGGGGGGAAGCAGTTCATTCCCCGTAACAAGAATCGCCACGCGAGGTCGGCGCACGACGCGCACCGTACCCACACCAATCGACGCGAGCACGCCCACGTCCTGTGGTCGGAGCCGGCGATCTGCGGGTAGCACTTCGCGCCCCCGCGTTACGTCTTCGCCAACGCGAACGATGTGCTTGCCCGCCGCCAGCACCGCACGCGGTAGCACGCGACCGTCCGGTTCGATCTGCGCGAACTCGGCCATCAGCACCGCATCGACCCCAGTTGGGATCGGAGCGCCGGTCGTGATTCGCACGACTTGCCCGGGCGCCACCGTGCCAGCAAAAGGGCGCGCGGGAAGTGCTTCACCCACCACCGCGAGCGGAACCGGAGCACCGGCAGTGTCAGCCGCGTGAAGAGCAAACCCGTCCATCGCCGCACGCAGAAAGCTCGGCACATCGACCGCGGACACAACCGGCTCCGCAAGGACGCGACCGGCAGCGCTGAGTAGAGGCACGGCTTCGGACACAAGTACGGATGTGCGTTCTTCCAGGAGTGTCAGGACCGTGTCCACGCTCGCGCGCTCGCGGAACCCGCGCATCCGCACATCGAAGAAGGGTGATTTCGCCGGTTCGGACATCCCAAAACGCTCCGTTGGCCGCATAATCCGCACAATCGCACGCTTTTGCCAGACTTCGCAAATCATCGCCGCCCGCGCGACCCGCACAACCGCCCAGGTATTGCACGAATCAACCGGTTTTCATTCAAGCAATGAGTTGTGGGCACGCAAGTCGGCCCTACATTTGGATGTCAAGTACGTCAGCCGCGGTACACGCGCGGCTCGCGGGACGAACGCCCGCGTCCCCCTAACAATGCGCACGGACAGCCGGTACCAACGACGGAGCGGCTAACTATGAACACCAAACGATTCCTTCTGACTTTGACCGCCTTTGTATTCCTGCTCCCGCTGTCCGGGTGCGGGTGCCACCGCCACGGCTGCGGCGACGACCGCCGGTCCTTCGCCCCACCGCCCTCGGGCTGCTGCGATAAAAACCCGCCGCCGAACTTCCTCCCCGACACGCGGCCGTATTAGTCGCACTTGAGCAAAACTACGCCGGTGCGGACCAGAACATGGGCGGTCCGCGCAACCGGCGCACGCACGCCACACATTCGGCACGATCGCACCCGTTTCGCCAACCGGGTGACTTTTCCTCGTCGCGCCAGCACTCCGACATTCTCCCAATCTCCGACTGAATCTGCGCCCCTCGTGGTTGCACCGACTCCGCTCCCGCGCATGATTCCCTCGGACGGCAGGGGAACGCCGCGGTGAGCCGCGGAAAGGAGTCACCACAATGAGAAAGCGTCTCGTGTACCTCGGTCTCGTGGCCGCGGTCGCTCAAATCTGTTCCACAGGGTGTCTGGTTCACCCCGTTGCACGCTGGCGGGCGAACCACCCGTGCGTGGGTTGTGACCCGCAATACCGCCCACTGTTGCACCCGATCCAAACCCGACGGGCGATGCTCGGCATCGGCGAACCGATCGGTCCGGCTGGTCCGATCGTTGGTCCCGTCGTCGGTCCGGTGTCGCCGCCGTGCCACGGGTGTGGGGCGTCGCCGGTTGTTTCGGGTCCGCCCATCGAAGGCGTCCCGATTACCCCGACCGGTTACCCGACCATCGGTTACCCGACCCCACTCATGCCCGGTCCGACGGTAGTTCCGTCGAACCAGCTCCCGAACCCGATGCCGGTGCCGAAGTCGTAAACGGTCCCGTATTTCATTCGAGCCGCGCGGGATTTTTTACCCGCGCGGCTCTTTCGCTTTTTCTTCCGCCGAACTGCCGCGCAGGTACAGCGGCTCCAGTGCGAATAGTTCGCCCTGCGTCAGTGCGGGAAGCTTCAAGCCCACCGCAAGAACACTTTCCACACGCGGCTCACGATCGGCTTCGGGCGCCCGGGTGTTCGCGGCCGGAATTTGTCCGTCGTAAGCACTCACACCGGGTCCGTTCACCATTTCACCCGCCACCAACCCCGCAACAAATTCCCCCGTTGTGAGAATCTGAAGTGAATTCTCGGGGAACCAACCGTCGTGCCGCTTTGTGTACCGTTGTGCGTAAACCTGAGCCTGAAGCGCGTCCGCGATCACCCAGACGTGAGTCGCTTCGGCCGGCGATTGGTGCGCGATGGCTGCGAGCGTGTCGACCGCACGCAGTTCGCAGCCGGTCGCGTAGGCGAGCGCCTTCGCGGTCATCAGCCCCACACGCAGCCCGGTGTAGCTCCCAGGTCCGCGGCTCGCCATCACGCCGGTCAAGTCCCGCGGGCCGAGCGCTTCGGCTTTCAGCAGCGCATCAATGGTGGAAATCATGTCGCGTGCGTGCCGGCGCGACGAATCGAGTTCGGCGGCGCCGACAATCGCTCCCCCGCGCGCCAGTCCCACACGGGCGCCGCGGCCGGACGTTTCCAGGACGAGCCAACTTTCGTTCATTCGAGTTCGCCGCTACGGTGCTTTCCGGTGCGCGATACCATTCGCACAATGGGGGGAATTCTAGGCGGGCGAGCCGAGAGCGTAACCATTGAGGGTCCGATGTCCGATACGGCCACCATGCACATCGACGGCGCGTCCCGCGGCAACCCGGGGCCGGCGGCCTACGCCGTGGTCCTCGCGCGCCCGGGGATGCCCGTCGTCGAAGAAGCGGACACCATCGGCACCGCGTCGAACAACGTGGCGGAATACACCGCGCTGGTCGAGGGGTTGGGGCTCGCGGTTGAACTGGGCGTGAAGAAACTGAACGTGTTCAGCGACAGCGAGCTGATGGTGAAGCAGATGAGCGGCGCGTACAAGGTCAAGAACGAAGACCTGCGCCCGCTGTACGAAGAAGCGTGCCAGCTCCGCCGGCAGTTCGAGCAGATCACCATCACGCACGTGCGCCGTGAACAGAATACCCGCGCGGACGCCATCGGCAACGACGCCCTCGACGGCCGGCCGCGGAAGCGAGGCGCACAAGGAGAACCTACCCCCCCGGCCCCCCTCCCTAAAGGGAAGGGGGAGCAGGCGCGCGATCTCTTTGCAGCTGAAGCGCCATTATTTGACCTCGAAGCGCCAAACTCCCCCTTCCCTTCAGGGAGGGGAGCCGGAGGGGTAGGTCTCTCAGATGCCCCCATTCGCGAAGACGCGATTCGGTGCCTCGCGGACGCGGCCCAACACTGGGCCACGAACGGGCTGAAGGGACTTCCGCCGGAGGCGGTGTGGGAACAGTTGTGGTCACTGTTAGACGAAGCGGGTGTGCTGAAAAAGAAAAAGGCGAAGTGACATGCCGGACATTTTGTTCTTCGACGAAATCAGCGATGCAGAGGCGCATCTCGTCGGCGGAAAGGGTCTGAGTCTGGGTAAGACGGCGCGTGCGGGTTTGCCGGTGCCGGCCGGGTTTGTTGTCACGACGCAGGCGTATCGGCGCCTCGCGGACCGCGGCATCCGGGCCGATGCCGGGTTCGTGCGCGCGGTGGCAGGCGCCTACGAAACGTTGGGGAACGGACTGGTCGCGGTACGTTCCAGCGCCACCGCCGAAGACGCGGCCGATACGAGTTTCGCCGGACAGCAAGAAACGATCCTGGGCGTAAAAGGAGACGAACCACTCCTGGACGCGATCGAGCGCTGCTGGCGCTCACTGTTCACCGAGCGCGCGGTTGCGTACCGCGCCAAGCAAAACGTCGATGGCGCCGGCCTCGCGATGGCGGTCGTGGTGCAGAAACTCGTGCCCGCGGAAGCGGCCGGGGTACTGTTCACACGCGACCCGCTCGACCCGGACGGTAAGCGGATGCTCGCGGAAGCGTCCTGGGGGTTGGGTGAAGTCGTCGTATCGGGGCGCGTGCAGCCTGATCGTTTCACGCTCGATCGCGACACGGGAAGCGTACTCACGCGCGTCCTCGGCTCGAAGGCGATTCGCGTGACGGCCGGCGTCGAAGAACACGTTCCGGCGGAACTACAGCGGCAATTCTGCCTGAGCGACGCGGCACTCTCCCAACTCGTCGATTTGGGGCGCAAAGTGGAAGCGTTCTACGGCGATCCCCGCGACATCGAATGGGCCTTCGCAGGCGGCACGTTTCACCTGTTGCAAGCGCGGCCGATTACCGTGGCGGGCGCGGCCGAGCGGGAGCAGGTGCGTCAAGGTGTCATCTCGTCTTTGAAAGCAACAGCGGACCCGCGCGGAACCGTATGGGTGCGGTACAACCTGAGCGAAGTGCTCCCGGAGCCGGCGCCCATGACGTGGGCCGTCGTGCAGCGGTTGCTCGCGGCCGACGGCGGATTCGGCGCGATGAACCGCGATCTCGGAGCGAAGCCCGATCCCGCGCTCGGCTCTCTATCCGGGTTCGACCTCGTTGCCGGTCGGCCGATGGCGAACTTGTCGCGCCTCCCGCGCATGCAGTTCGCCCGGCCGCCCATCGAGTACCCGCTGGGCACTTACAAGCGCGAGCCGCACAAGGCACTCGACCCGAAACCCGTGCTGAACCCGCTCGCGGGGCAGGGGTGCGTGTTCGGTGTGCTTACACTACCCGGCACAATTCTGAGCCTGACGCGACTGATAGGCACGACGAAAAAGCAGTCGGCCGTCTTCGCCCAAAAGTTCGAGACCGAGATTGCGCCGGCATTCGCCACAGCCGCGAGACAAGCACGCGCGCAAAATTGGTCCCAAATGGACCCGCCCGCGCTCGTGCGCGAGTTCGAGACGTGGACGAACAAAACGCTCGTCGAGTTCGCACGCGACAGCCTGAAACCAACTGTGTTCGCGGAACTGGCGTGGACCGAGGTGTTCGATCAACTCAAGCCGAAACTCGGTGAAGAACGCGCCCGCACCGCGGTTGGCGAGTTGAGCCTCGGTGCCGCGCCACCAGGGGAAGTAAATCTTCCAGGTGGGATTCGCGACTTAGCAAACGAACGAATCTCGCGCGCGACATTTTTGGAGCGGTTCGGTCACCGCAGCACGAACGAAATGGAATTCGCGCAACCGCGCTGGAGCGAAGTGCCCCAAGAGCTCGACAAGCTCATGCACAGAGCCGGTTGGGGCGCGCACACCGCTGCCACAGCCGATGTGGACAAGATCGCGACGGAGGCAAAAATCAGCGGGCCGTTCCGCGATCAACTCGCGGCCAAAGTGAAACTGCTGCGCACGTATCTCGGGTTGCGCGAAGCCGGCAAGCACTACTTACTGATGGGTTTCGCGGTCATTCGCCGTGCGCTCGTGGAACTCGATCGCCGGTTCGAGTTGAACGGCGGCATCTTCTTCCTCACGCCGGCCGACTTGCCCGATCTGCTCGCTAAGAAGGATCTCTCTGCGAAGGTCACCGCAGCGCGCAAGAACCGCCAAACGGAACTCTCACTCGAAGTGCCGCCGGTGCTGTTCAGCGACGACCTCGACGCGATCGGCCGACCGCTCCCGGAACCGGCTGGCAGAGACAAGCTCACGGGCGTGGCACTTTCGGCAGGAGTCGCGGAAGGTCCGGCCCTCGTGCTCACCGAACCAACTGCGGCACCGCCCGAAGGCGGGTACGTCCTCGTGTGCCCGTCCACGGACCCTGCCTGGGTACCCCTCTTCGTCCACGCGAAGGCACTCGTCATGGAAACCGGCGGCGTGCTCTCACACGGCGCGATCGTGGCCCGCGAATTCGGCCTGCCCGCAGTGGCCGGCTTACCCAACGCGACGCAACAAATCAAAACGGGCCAAACGATCCGCGTTGATGGTGGAAGGGGAACGGTGACGATCGTGGGCGAAGCGTAGGTCGCGGAAATTTGTGCGGTTCGCACGTTAGTACCAGCGTAGTGAAACACGCTACTCCCGTGACGTAAAAACCTGTGTACAGAAGAATTTACGCTGTCAGGCGAAAGCGATTGCCACCAAGAGGCACGAGTTCCACTGTCGGTGGGGTACCCTTTTGCCAATCGAGAGTGTGGTTGCGACGTAGCCATTCCCGAAGGATTGGTTCACCGCGGTCCCGAAATTCCGGGCACTTGCGCCAAAAGCCTCCCGTCAGCGCGAACGAATGAAACGCGCCGTCGATTTCGACTTCGATCTTGTCCCAGTTCGAGGAAAAGAACTCGTCTCGGTTGGGTCTACCAACTCGTATACCGTAAGTCGAATTATTGGTACTTCCACCTCGCCACGCGCTCGCTCGCATGCCTCACCTCCTGAATCACTTATTGAACTGGAACTCGCGGCTGTTAACCAGCACCCAGAGCAAGTCCTGCAGACCGTCGCGCAGATTCGGCGCGGAGTTGATCCAGCCCTCGGCCTTTTTTCGCTCGTCCGCGCTTGGGAGGCGGCTCCATGTCGCGAGATAGAGTTCCTCCACCGCCTTCGCGAGCGGCACTCGGTCGGCAATCAGCTTCTCGACACGGCCCGTTTTGTCGGCGATCTTCTTGTTCAGGAACTCGCCGTTTAAGAGGTGCATCGCCTGTGCGATGTTCGGCTTCGTGGTGCGTTCGCACTCGCATAACACCTGACGCGGTGGCCGGCCGAACGTGTCGAGCAGGTACGAGCGCACTTCGCTATCGGGCAGTTGGATCGCGCGCGTACCGAGGGGCAAGCCCTGGTACTTCTCGCGCGTGCCGGTTGCGAAGTCCACGCCGTCGGCGATCTGCTCCGCGGTCAGGCGTTTCACCGTGTACCGCGTGAAGTGAACATTCGCAGCATCAAGCTTATTGCCCGGCGAACTGGCGTGCGTGAGCTGGTACGCGCGGCTGCTAAAGATCGTCTTGAGGAAACCCTTGAGGTCGAATTTCTGTTTCACCAGTTCGTCGGCGAGCGCGTCGAGCAATTCCGGGTTACTCGCCGGGTTGGTGGCGCGTATGTCATCGAGCGGTTCGACCAGTCCGCGCCCCATCGCGTAGCCCCAGAAGCGGTTAGCAAGGTTGCGGCTGAACATCTTGTTCTTCGGGTCCGTCAGCCAGTCCGCGAGCTTCTTCCGGCGATCGAACTCGTCGTCCCAACTCACTTTGGTATCGCCGTCGAGCGGCACCGGTTTGACGAACGTGCGCTTGCGCGGGTGCGTAGCCTCGCCCACCCCGCGAATGAAAATGACCGTTTCGCGACCGAAGATGCCGAACTCCTGGCTCGTCTTCGTGCCGATCCGCGTGAAGAACGCGGCCATGCCGTAGTAGTCGTCCTGACTCCACTTCTCGAACGGGTGGTGGTGACACTTCGCGCACCCGATCCGCACCCCGAGGAACAACTGCGTCGCGGTTTCCGACCAGTCCTCGAACGTGCGCCCGATCTGGAAGAAATTCGCCGGGCCGTCGGTGAACGTGCTGCCCTCGGCCGTCACCACGTCGCGCACGAACTGGTCCGTCGGCACGTTGTCGCGCACCTGTGCCCGAACCCAGTTGTGGAAGCTCCACATTCCCTTCTCTTGAAGGGCCGTGCGGTTGATGCGGAGCAGGTCGCCCCACTTGAGCGCCCACCAGTCGACGAACTCGGGGCGGTCGAGCACGCGATCAATGACCTTCGCGCGCTTCTTCGGGTCTTTGTCGTTCAGAAACGCCCGGATCTCATCGGGGGTCGGCAGCGTACCGATCGCATCGAGGTACAGTCGACGCAGAAACTCCTCGTCCGAAGACAGTGGCGACGGTGTGAGTCCCAGATCCTTCCATTTCGCGATCAGGTGCGTGTCGATGAAGTTGTTGATCGGCAGGTCCGGGAACGTGTCCAATTTCGTAAATGGCAGCGTGACGCGGACGACTTCAGCCCACCCACCGAACCGAATCATGACGTGCGTTTCCCCCGCGTCCTTCGCAGTAACTACTCCTGTTGGTGTTACCGCAGCGACCGCGTCATTGAGTGCATCAAACTGTGCCGTACTCGTGACGTCCTCACGGTGGCCATCGGACCAAATTGCCGTGACCGAGAGTTGTTGTTGCTCGCCCGGCACCATCAACCGATTGGGAGGAAACACTTCGAGCTTCGTCACCGTGGGGTCTTCGAT
This region of Gemmata massiliana genomic DNA includes:
- a CDS encoding FG-GAP-like repeat-containing protein, whose translation is MFQWLTRTPKRRLSPKAPRTTFGLERLESREVPAVLIQFDYSRDLGGFFNNPEARAIMNRVASELGNSISANLAAITPGGGNTWSASFFDPATGGQTSVTNLAVGANTLQIFLGARSLTGGEAGFGGFGGYSISGSQAWINTIQTRGHSGFAPWGGSITFDSTQNWHFGQTTDGLDRNELDFYSVATHELGHVLGIGTATQWTNLSRNGYFYGANAVALYGAPVPLAPSGGHWADGITLGGQALSLDPTLNYGSRVTWSALDAAGLRDLGWGAPAAAPATPTFTAVPVGSQNAVAFTGNTDGTVSLFVVSNGVLTDTGRRLTPFAGYRGALRVAGGDFNGDGVTDYAFTTGAGPQAVVQLMDGRDGSIMVGQTVIFQGFTGGLFLAAADIDHDGKSELVVSADAGAGPHIQTFRVQGGGLQVQSSFFAFDNPAFRGGARVAAGDINRDGFADVVVTTGGQAEGRVAVYSGADLRNGTATRLLPDFIAFGGLWSGLNAAVGDMDGDGFAELAIAPDRGPAHIKVWSGATLTANAGAQASGVPLVGSFYAFAPTDPSGARLALRDTDGDGRAELVAASANRNSSYARVFTFEQMQANGANAPFTAPFGTPITYDGLYAGLHATSSANTTAANQEAAPVPVEAPKAGEAIYTASADPMKHKCTCAGCTVLAQLAGTDELLSTIPVA
- a CDS encoding molybdopterin molybdotransferase MoeA, with protein sequence MSEPAKSPFFDVRMRGFRERASVDTVLTLLEERTSVLVSEAVPLLSAAGRVLAEPVVSAVDVPSFLRAAMDGFALHAADTAGAPVPLAVVGEALPARPFAGTVAPGQVVRITTGAPIPTGVDAVLMAEFAQIEPDGRVLPRAVLAAGKHIVRVGEDVTRGREVLPADRRLRPQDVGVLASIGVGTVRVVRRPRVAILVTGNELLPPGSVPEGFKIVDSNSPMLTALAARDGADVLPVQYVRDDYPAVCDAIRAAVAAADVVLCSGGTSVGVEDHAPRAVAELGELAVHGVSLRPAAPLGVGFVREPNPLTPFPKKEGRTEPNAENTNLSVPVLSPSPFRGGVGEGLQPQPTPPSSLPEGKGEKEPSLDASSISVVSRACSPFPSGRGDRGVGSSERPSPHSGPREALLTGPECGEGGGVGEGLFSRTVFLLPGNPVSCLCAYDLFAGRAIRRLGGLGWELPYKKIGLSLTQPVASVAGRVDYVRVKREGQGVAPVASSGASNLSSTVVADGFVLVAAEREQIASGETVDVYLFDE
- the tsaB gene encoding tRNA (adenosine(37)-N6)-threonylcarbamoyltransferase complex dimerization subunit type 1 TsaB; this translates as MNESWLVLETSGRGARVGLARGGAIVGAAELDSSRRHARDMISTIDALLKAEALGPRDLTGVMASRGPGSYTGLRVGLMTAKALAYATGCELRAVDTLAAIAHQSPAEATHVWVIADALQAQVYAQRYTKRHDGWFPENSLQILTTGEFVAGLVAGEMVNGPGVSAYDGQIPAANTRAPEADREPRVESVLAVGLKLPALTQGELFALEPLYLRGSSAEEKAKEPRG
- a CDS encoding ribonuclease HI family protein, with amino-acid sequence MSDTATMHIDGASRGNPGPAAYAVVLARPGMPVVEEADTIGTASNNVAEYTALVEGLGLAVELGVKKLNVFSDSELMVKQMSGAYKVKNEDLRPLYEEACQLRRQFEQITITHVRREQNTRADAIGNDALDGRPRKRGAQGEPTPPAPLPKGKGEQARDLFAAEAPLFDLEAPNSPFPSGRGAGGVGLSDAPIREDAIRCLADAAQHWATNGLKGLPPEAVWEQLWSLLDEAGVLKKKKAK